The Chlorobaculum sp. MV4-Y genome contains the following window.
GCCTGCGCCGCACCTTCGATCAGTTTTTTGGCCACTTCGAGTGAGCCGTTATGATTGATCCCAATCTCCGCGATCACATAAACACGATGGCCGTCGCCGACCATGGAATTTCCGATTTTCACTTCAGCCATAGATTTCAATTCAGTCAAATAATGAAAAAGCGCGCGCCGCAAGACGGCGGTTGATTCTATTAATACGGGAATAAACGAGAAGATTTTATGAAGCTCTCAGGGCAATCAGCCACTCGGCGTACTCCCGGAAGGCTCCACGACCGCCTTGCGCGGTGCACCGGTAGTGAACGCAGGGTTCGACCAGATGCATTGCATCACCCGGACAGGCCACCAGGCCGAATGGCGCGATAGCGTTCATGATACCAATGTCGTTCACGTCGTCGCCGATATAGGCGATTTCGGCCTCGGAGAGACCGGTATCCGAGAGCACATCCGCCAGCCTCGACTGCTTGTCCTTGACTCCGAGGTACAAGCGTTCGATATGCAGCTTCTGCGCCCTCCTGACAATGCTTGGCGAAACCTCGCCGGTCATGATGCCGGTTTCGACG
Protein-coding sequences here:
- a CDS encoding KdsC family phosphatase, yielding MILLSPQEQKARASRIRLVLSDNDGVFTDNGVYYSERGEEFKRYSIRDGMGVERLREHGVETGIMTGEVSPSIVRRAQKLHIERLYLGVKDKQSRLADVLSDTGLSEAEIAYIGDDVNDIGIMNAIAPFGLVACPGDAMHLVEPCVHYRCTAQGGRGAFREYAEWLIALRAS